The region CGGGACAGAAAATGGACGGACGGTATCTGTGGGAGATGCTGCTGCTCCCGGACGACGTCCTGGCAATTCAGACGATAATCGGCCGGCTTCAGGCGAAGCAGTGCCGAACGGCGTCGGCCAGTTTCTGGCTTACCAAGAGCGGCAATCTCCGCCTTATTTCCTGGTCGTTCACCGTGCTGCACGGCTCGGGGGATGAGGGCGATTATATCGTCGGCGTCGGACTCGATGTGACGGAGAGGGAGCAGGCGGAGGAGAACCTGCGGATCAACAAGGAGCGTTACCAGGTCCTGTTCAACAGTGTGAATGATGCTGTTTTTGTCTATAGCCTGGCGAAGGGCGATCAACGGAGCCGCCTTATCGAGGTGAACGAGGTGGCTTGCGAGCGCCTGGGGTACCGCCGCGAGGAGTTGATCAAGCTTTCGCCGGCCGATATCGAACGGCCGCTTATCACTGCCCAGATTCCGCTTATCGACCATAAGCTCCGCCAGCAGAAGCACGCTTTGTTCGAGGCGGTCCACCTGACCAAGACGGGTGAGGAGATCCCGGTGGAGGTCAACGCCCACCTGTTTTCGTTGTATGGGCAGCCGACGGTGCTGTCGGTGGCGCGGGATATCACCGAACGCAAAGAACTGGAGGAAAAGCTGCGGTTTATTACGATGCACGATTCGCTTACCGGGCTTTACAACCGGGCGTACTTCGACGAGGAGGTGCGCCGCCTGGAGGCTGCCCGCGAGCTTAAGGTCGGGATTGTGGGCTGTGATGTGGACGGGCTTAAGCTGATCAACGATTCGATGGGTCATCAGGCCGGGGACGCATTGCTGCGCGCCGCCGCCGCGGCGATCGCCAGCGCGGTCCGCGAGGGCGATTTCGTGGCCCGCGTCGGCGGGGACGAGTTCGTCGTCCTGCTGTACAATATCGACGCTACTGGCGTAAAGAGGGTTATGGACCGCATCCGCGCCGCAATCGCCAAGCAGAACGGCGCCGAGCCCGGACTGCCTCTGAGCATTTCCCTCGGGTGCGCGGT is a window of Selenomonadales bacterium 4137-cl DNA encoding:
- a CDS encoding diguanylate cyclase is translated as MSSEYAKRSSGDDAALHREVAELASAKASLSKELDFSRTANKFLSSVLDTVDALVVVVDASGRIVRLNQAFRQALSAPGQKMDGRYLWEMLLLPDDVLAIQTIIGRLQAKQCRTASASFWLTKSGNLRLISWSFTVLHGSGDEGDYIVGVGLDVTEREQAEENLRINKERYQVLFNSVNDAVFVYSLAKGDQRSRLIEVNEVACERLGYRREELIKLSPADIERPLITAQIPLIDHKLRQQKHALFEAVHLTKTGEEIPVEVNAHLFSLYGQPTVLSVARDITERKELEEKLRFITMHDSLTGLYNRAYFDEEVRRLEAARELKVGIVGCDVDGLKLINDSMGHQAGDALLRAAAAAIASAVREGDFVARVGGDEFVVLLYNIDATGVKRVMDRIRAAIAKQNGAEPGLPLSISLGCAVATEDTKDIHQLLKEADDHMYREKLHHSKSARSMLVHGLKKALEARDFITDGHGERLMDLIDKLGRTIGLDERDMAELRLLAQFHDFGKVGVPDRILFKPGRLTEEEYAEMQRHSEIGHRIAQSVPDLCPIADRILKHHEWWNGQGCPLGLAGEDIPLECRILSIADAYDAMTSDRPYRKAMPPEDALKELQRFKGRQFDPLLVDKFINVLNQ